One part of the Primulina eburnea isolate SZY01 unplaced genomic scaffold, ASM2296580v1 ctg328_ERROPOS900000+, whole genome shotgun sequence genome encodes these proteins:
- the LOC140820965 gene encoding uncharacterized protein, translating to MTSQGNGLPEDSSWPVLELPELLSTGTVKTLHAAIETDWDSLRRSGCQTAAGRASWKHMIHDPVAELLAGETYLRSIYEKIKKDRLNNAREISGVILAVRTLWIDSKLEAALDSFHGAGAQVVLLGAGMDARAYRLSCLKESSLFEVDFPEVLKAKTEILEAAVNAMDEKQQPILKAKSLSRVAADLTEDDWLQKLQISGFEPKKSTVWILEGILYYLSHCQAMKVLKIIAEKCQLTHTVLLADFMNKQATTLSSSTFHFYCDWPDELLPSLGFSDVTLSQIGDPDANFGLLEDPLNLFNKLRSLPRSIQNHPDDGTPCGRLYLLQASGSPNQTIS from the exons ATGACGAGTCAAGGAAATGGATTACCGGAAGACAGTTCTTGGCCAGTGCTTGAGTTACCTGAATTGCTAAGTACTGGCACCGTTAAAACTCTTCATGCAGCTATTGAAACTGATTGGGACTCCCTTCGTCGATCAGGATGCCAGACGGCAGCCGGAAGAGCGTCTTGGAAACACATGATACATGATCCGGTAGCAGAGCTGCTAGCCGGCGAGACGTACCTGAGAAGCATTTATGAAAAGATTAAGAAAGACAGGCTTAATAATGCCAGGGAGATTTCGGGGGTGATTCTTGCTGTTCGAACCCTCTGGATTGATTCGAAACTCGAGGCAGCACTCGATTCCTTTCATGGTGCCGGAGCTCAGGTGGTGCTGCTGGGTGCAG GAATGGATGCAAGGGCATATCGCCTCAGCTGCTTGAAAGAAAGCAGTTTGTTCGAGGTTGATTTTCCAGAAGTTTTGAAAGCAAAAACTGAAATTCTTGAGGCAGCTGTGAATGCAATGGATGAGAAACAACAACCCATTTTGAAAGCCAAATCATTGAGTAGAGTGGCAGCTGATTTGACTGAAGATGACTGGCTTCAAAAGCTTCAAATATCAGGATTCGAGCCAAAGAAGAGTACAGTATGGATTTTGGAGGGTATCTTGTACTATCTATCACATTGTCAGGCTATGAAAGTACTTAAAATCATTGCCGAAAAGTGCCAGCTTACCCATACAGTTCTCTTAGCAGACTTCATGAACAAACAGGCAACAACACTATCTAGCTCCACTTTTCATTTCTACTGTGACTGGCCTGATGAATTACTCCCATCTCTAGGGTTTTCCGATGTTACTCTTTCTCAGATTGGTGACCCAGATGCTAATTTCGGATTATTGGAAGATCCACTAAATTTGTTCAATAAGTTACGCAGCTTGCCTAGATCTATTCAAAATCACCCAGATGACGGTACGCCATGTGGCCGCTTGTATTTGTTGCAGGCCTCTGGTTCACCCAATCAAACAATTTCATGA